In one window of Sphingomonas glaciei DNA:
- a CDS encoding GmrSD restriction endonuclease domain-containing protein — translation MSGTVDSYVNLVEQAYRGHLKLPAFQRDFKWNRKQVVLLFDSIRQGYPLNGMIQIEGNHEEFEPRDFFGSGPEAASQAPKRLVLDGQQRLTAGIHLFFNNPGELKSQYFVDLNKLEKNIHDCKIDIENDDHVRLYLADLDVDSGYLVARSSAKDPYALLNKSDLLFTPLLISGRAKDRSTYFESYLSHKPSRKNLIRNVIESHFIVSGGPSIPLITIESTFKIEAISRIFATLNSTGKVLTPFELVVAVLFRQVDLRKGIASGKQGKIYYPQMDSTGEIALQTAVLFAGESPKKSTLPKTLTAEIWTKHSKEAFTWLDVTGKFLSDRLGMALDITASLIPYDSIFAPMAKVMKEIDYPSISGKELASVNAKLSKWVVGAALDQRYQEGVHGKQKDDADDVLAWIKNDHAEPDWLALVRVPPLTLATPMGARGLMIRALFNRSNLEDPVNQKPINLGTPTAHLHHVFPTKYVSKLTGWDEKNDKANLLLNTMQLDAETNTTFLNDDPALQVQAAEEANPKTFSQSYAAQGIDSSGLALMRKAHKTKNDFINFIKIRETVIEKMLEEFDFTKSGSAPEIDDQEDA, via the coding sequence ATGTCAGGCACTGTCGATTCATACGTAAACTTGGTTGAGCAAGCTTACCGTGGTCACCTCAAGCTGCCCGCGTTCCAACGTGACTTTAAGTGGAATCGAAAGCAGGTTGTCTTGCTCTTCGACTCAATCCGCCAAGGCTACCCGCTTAACGGCATGATCCAGATAGAGGGCAATCACGAGGAGTTTGAGCCGAGGGATTTCTTTGGATCGGGTCCGGAGGCCGCATCGCAGGCACCTAAGAGGCTGGTATTGGATGGCCAGCAACGACTAACCGCAGGCATCCACCTATTCTTCAATAACCCGGGAGAACTTAAGTCCCAGTATTTCGTCGATCTCAATAAGCTCGAGAAAAACATACATGATTGTAAAATCGACATCGAGAACGACGATCACGTTCGGCTATACCTCGCCGACCTGGATGTTGATTCCGGATACCTGGTGGCGCGTTCGAGTGCCAAAGACCCTTATGCCTTACTAAACAAGTCAGATTTGCTTTTCACGCCCTTACTGATTTCGGGAAGGGCTAAGGACAGATCTACTTACTTTGAATCTTACTTAAGCCATAAGCCTTCCCGGAAGAATCTGATACGAAATGTCATCGAAAGCCACTTTATAGTTTCTGGTGGCCCGTCCATTCCCTTGATCACGATCGAGTCAACATTCAAGATCGAGGCAATCAGTCGGATATTCGCGACACTTAACTCAACTGGCAAAGTACTGACGCCGTTCGAGCTTGTCGTAGCAGTTCTCTTTCGCCAGGTTGATCTCAGGAAGGGGATCGCCTCAGGCAAGCAGGGGAAGATCTACTATCCGCAAATGGACTCAACCGGCGAAATCGCGCTTCAAACCGCTGTTTTGTTCGCAGGCGAAAGCCCGAAAAAGTCGACTCTCCCGAAGACGCTAACTGCTGAGATTTGGACAAAGCACAGCAAAGAAGCTTTTACCTGGTTGGATGTCACGGGGAAGTTTCTCTCAGACCGTCTCGGAATGGCTTTGGACATCACGGCATCTCTGATCCCTTATGATTCAATCTTTGCGCCAATGGCGAAGGTCATGAAGGAGATCGACTATCCAAGCATCTCCGGCAAAGAGCTTGCAAGCGTCAATGCGAAGTTGTCGAAGTGGGTCGTAGGAGCCGCCCTGGATCAGCGATACCAGGAAGGGGTCCACGGTAAGCAAAAGGATGACGCTGACGACGTTCTGGCATGGATCAAGAATGACCATGCTGAGCCCGACTGGCTCGCTCTGGTAAGAGTGCCCCCTCTCACCCTTGCGACCCCAATGGGTGCGCGGGGTTTAATGATCCGTGCTCTATTTAACCGATCGAACTTGGAAGACCCCGTTAATCAAAAGCCGATCAACCTCGGTACGCCGACGGCACACCTGCATCATGTGTTTCCGACAAAGTACGTTTCGAAGCTCACGGGCTGGGATGAGAAGAACGACAAGGCGAACCTACTGCTCAACACGATGCAGTTAGACGCGGAGACCAACACGACATTTCTAAATGACGATCCTGCGCTGCAGGTTCAGGCTGCCGAAGAAGCAAACCCAAAGACGTTCAGCCAGAGCTATGCGGCACAGGGTATCGACTCCAGCGGCCTCGCTCTCATGAGAAAAGCTCACAAAACCAAGAACGACTTCATTAACTTCATCAAAATCCGTGAGACGGTCATCGAGAAGATGCTTGAGGAGTTCGACTTCACAAAGAGCGGATCGGCCCCAGAGATCGATGATCAAGAAGATGCCTGA